One window from the genome of Epinephelus moara isolate mb chromosome 21, YSFRI_EMoa_1.0, whole genome shotgun sequence encodes:
- the mpz gene encoding myelin protein P0 encodes MLTFLALASVVLLGIVPEQSQAIVIYTGWERHALLGSDIRLSCSFFSWRWTSEDVTFSWTYRPDGSRDSISIFHYTGGVPYVDNKGPFRDRLEFVGNPSRRDGSILIKNLDFNDNGTFTCDAKNPPDIVGRPSSVRLLVFEKVPIQAGVITGAIIGVVLGLLVLIVVIYYLMRFLVARRVFSLSVSKHGKKKKEGSQQRQIKV; translated from the exons ATGCTGACGTTTTTGGCGCTGGCGTCGGTTGTCCTCCTGGGAATAG TACCTGAGCAGTCCCAGGCTATAGTGATTTACACTGGCTGGGAGCGTCACGCCCTCTTGGGCTCCGACATCCGGCTGTCCTGTTCCTTTTTCTCCTGGCGCTGGACCTCGGAGGACGTCACCTTCTCCTGGACATACAGGCCTGATGGCTCCCGGGACAGCATTTCT ATCTTCCACTACACCGGTGGTGTTCCCTACGTGGACAACAAGGGCCCATTCAGGGACCGGCTGGAGTTCGTGGGAAACCCAAGCCGCCGTGATGGCTCCATCTTGATCAAGAACCTGGACTTCAACGACAATGGCACCTTCACCTGCGACGCCAAGAACCCCCCTGACATAGTGGGCCGGCCTTCCAGCGTCCGCCTGCTGGTCTTTGAGAAGG TGCCCATCCAGGCTGGCGTGATCACTGGGGCCATCATCGGGGTGGTGCTGGGCCTGCTGGTGCTCATCGTGGTCATCTACTACCTGATGAGGTTCCTGGTGGCGCGCCGTGTCTTCAGCCTCagtgtcag CAAACATggcaagaaaaagaaagagggatCACAGCAGAGACAG ATAAAGGTCTGA